A part of Catharus ustulatus isolate bCatUst1 chromosome 8, bCatUst1.pri.v2, whole genome shotgun sequence genomic DNA contains:
- the EXOSC1 gene encoding exosome complex component CSL4 isoform X2 yields MAPPARYCVPGERLCSTEEATAGSGTYTRHGFIFSSLAGCLERKNEDNELPVVSVVRDSESQLLPNVGAVVTCKVCSINSRFAKVHILYVGSTPLKSTFRGTIRREDIRATEKDKVEVYKSFRPSDIVLAKVISLGDAQSNYLLSTAENELGVVVARSEAGVQMVPISWCEMQCPRTHTKEFRKVARVQPQFLQT; encoded by the exons ATGGCGCCTCCCGCACGCTACTGCGTCCCTG GTGAGCggctgtgcagcacagaggagGCCACGGCTGGTAGTGGGACCTACACTCGTCATGGCTTCATCTTCTCCTCGCTGGCTGGCTGCCTGGAGAGGAAAAACGAGGACAACGAG CTGCCCGTGGTTTCGGTGGTGAGAGACAGCgagtcccagctcctgcccaacGTGGGGGCTGTGGTGACCTGCAAG GTCTGCAGTATTAACTCTCGCTTTGCCAAGGTGCACATCCTATATGTTGGCTCCACACCACTGAAATCCACCTTCCGAGGCACCATACG GAGAGAAGATATCCGAGCCACGGAGAAGGATAAG GTAGAAGTGTACAAGAGCTTCCGTCCAAGTGACATCGTCCTGGCCAAAGTT ATCTCCCTGGGGGATGCACAGTCCAACTacctgctgagcacagcagagaacGAGCTGGGCGTAGTGGTGGCACGCAGTGAGGCAG GGGTGCAGATGGTGCCCATCAGCTGGTGTGAGATGCAGTGCCCACGGACGCACACCAAGGAGTTCCGTAAGGTGGCTCGAGTGCAGCCCCAGTTCCTGCAGACCTAA
- the EXOSC1 gene encoding exosome complex component CSL4 isoform X1 yields the protein MPRTGPAGSERCAWSGMPRQPLSLCVVGERLCSTEEATAGSGTYTRHGFIFSSLAGCLERKNEDNELPVVSVVRDSESQLLPNVGAVVTCKVCSINSRFAKVHILYVGSTPLKSTFRGTIRREDIRATEKDKVEVYKSFRPSDIVLAKVISLGDAQSNYLLSTAENELGVVVARSEAGVQMVPISWCEMQCPRTHTKEFRKVARVQPQFLQT from the exons ATGCCCCGCACTGGGCCGGCTGGAAGCGAGCGCTGTGCCTGGAGCGGGATGCCCCGGCAGCCCCTGAGTCTCTGTGTCGTAGGTGAGCggctgtgcagcacagaggagGCCACGGCTGGTAGTGGGACCTACACTCGTCATGGCTTCATCTTCTCCTCGCTGGCTGGCTGCCTGGAGAGGAAAAACGAGGACAACGAG CTGCCCGTGGTTTCGGTGGTGAGAGACAGCgagtcccagctcctgcccaacGTGGGGGCTGTGGTGACCTGCAAG GTCTGCAGTATTAACTCTCGCTTTGCCAAGGTGCACATCCTATATGTTGGCTCCACACCACTGAAATCCACCTTCCGAGGCACCATACG GAGAGAAGATATCCGAGCCACGGAGAAGGATAAG GTAGAAGTGTACAAGAGCTTCCGTCCAAGTGACATCGTCCTGGCCAAAGTT ATCTCCCTGGGGGATGCACAGTCCAACTacctgctgagcacagcagagaacGAGCTGGGCGTAGTGGTGGCACGCAGTGAGGCAG GGGTGCAGATGGTGCCCATCAGCTGGTGTGAGATGCAGTGCCCACGGACGCACACCAAGGAGTTCCGTAAGGTGGCTCGAGTGCAGCCCCAGTTCCTGCAGACCTAA
- the EXOSC1 gene encoding exosome complex component CSL4 isoform X3, translating to MPRTGPAGSERCAWSGMPRQPLSLCVVGERLCSTEEATAGSGTYTRHGFIFSSLAGCLERKNEDNELPVVSVVRDSESQLLPNVGAVVTCKVCSINSRFAKVHILYVGSTPLKSTFRGTIRREDIRATEKDKKCTRASVQVTSSWPKLSPWGMHSPTTC from the exons ATGCCCCGCACTGGGCCGGCTGGAAGCGAGCGCTGTGCCTGGAGCGGGATGCCCCGGCAGCCCCTGAGTCTCTGTGTCGTAGGTGAGCggctgtgcagcacagaggagGCCACGGCTGGTAGTGGGACCTACACTCGTCATGGCTTCATCTTCTCCTCGCTGGCTGGCTGCCTGGAGAGGAAAAACGAGGACAACGAG CTGCCCGTGGTTTCGGTGGTGAGAGACAGCgagtcccagctcctgcccaacGTGGGGGCTGTGGTGACCTGCAAG GTCTGCAGTATTAACTCTCGCTTTGCCAAGGTGCACATCCTATATGTTGGCTCCACACCACTGAAATCCACCTTCCGAGGCACCATACG GAGAGAAGATATCCGAGCCACGGAGAAGGATAAG AAGTGTACAAGAGCTTCCGTCCAAGTGACATCGTCCTGGCCAAAGTT ATCTCCCTGGGGGATGCACAGTCCAACTacctgctga
- the ZDHHC16 gene encoding palmitoyltransferase ZDHHC16 isoform X1, translating into MEAAGGGPRRGVAGMRSRQRMFAAVMRLLLKCLRLGRRRRFKLVRQVEQLWHYGHLCLRSLLYNSFTNGDVVLDSLFEPVYWLVDHVTRWFGVVFVALVIGLTSSIVAIVYICLLPLILQTYTPAWICWHLTYGHWNLIMIVFHYYMAITTSPGHPPQAKNDLTGVSICRKCIAPKPARTHHCSICNRCVLKMDHHCPWLNNCVGHYNHRYFFSFCLFMTMGCIYCSISGWEMFRDAYAAIERMKLLEKERLQVAANQTYYQTPPPTFSFRQRAFHKSVVYLWVLCSSVALALGALTLWHAALITRGETSIERHINRKERQRLLKKGKVFRNPYSYGSWDNWKVFLGVDVPRHWLTRVLLPSPHLPHGTGLSWDLPPCVTEQRAPLLTI; encoded by the exons ATggaggcggcgggcggcgggccCAG GCGTGGTGTGGCAGGGATGAGGAGCCGGCAGCGGATGTTTGCCGCGGTGATGCGCCTGCTCCTCAAGTGCCTGCGGCTGGGTCGGCGGCGGCGGTTCAAGCTGGTGCGGCAGgtggagcagctgtggcactACGGGCACCTCTGCCTCCGCTCCCTGCTCTACAACTCCTTTACCAACGGCGATGTGGTGCTTGACTCTCTCTTCGAGCCGGTCTACTGGCTGGTGGACCATGTCACCCGGTGGTTTGGTGTG GTGTTTGTGGCACTGGTGATTGGGCTGACGAGCTCTATTGTGGCTATCGTGTACATCTGCCTGCTGCCCCTCATCCTGCAGACCTACACACCTGCCTGGATATGCTGGCACCTCACCTATGGACACTGGAACCTCATCATGATTGTCTTCCACTACTACATGGCTATCACCACTTCACCTGGGCACCCACCACAG GCCAAGAATGACCTCACTGGTGTGTCCATCTGCAGGAAATGCATTGCCCCTAAGCCAGCTCGCACCCACCACTGCAGCATCTGCAACAG GTGTGTGCTGAAGATGGACCACCACTGCC CCTGGCTAAACAACTGTGTGGGACATTACAACCACCGCTActtcttctccttctgcttGTTCATGACCATGGGCTGCATTTACTGCAGCATCAGCGGCTGGGAGATGTTCCGGGATGCCTACGCAGCCATTGAG AGAATGAAACTGCTTGAGAAGGAGAGACTGCAGGTGGCTGCCAATCAG ACATACTACCAGACCCCACCACCCACCTTCTCCTTCCGCCAGCGAGCTTTCCACAAGAGCGTGGTCTACCTCTGGGtcctgtgcag CTCAGTTGCACTGGCCCTGGGTGCCCTCACGCTGTGGCACGCTGCCCTCATTACCCGTGGGGAAACGAGCATCGAACGGCACATCAACAGAAAGGAGAGGCAGAGACTGCTGAAGAAAGGCAAG gTGTTCAGGAACCCCTACAGTTACGGCAGCTGGGATAATTGGAAGGTTTTCCTGGGTGTGGATGTACCAAG GCACTGGCTCACCCGggtcctgctgccctcccctcacctgccTCATGGGACAGGCCTGAGCTGGGACCTGCCTCCTTGTGTGACGGAGCAACGTGCGCCACTCCTGACAATCTGA
- the ZDHHC16 gene encoding palmitoyltransferase ZDHHC16 isoform X2 has product MEAAGGGPRRGVAGMRSRQRMFAAVMRLLLKCLRLGRRRRFKLVRQVEQLWHYGHLCLRSLLYNSFTNGDVVLDSLFEPVYWLVDHVTRWFGVVFVALVIGLTSSIVAIVYICLLPLILQTYTPAWICWHLTYGHWNLIMIVFHYYMAITTSPGHPPQAKNDLTGVSICRKCIAPKPARTHHCSICNRCVLKMDHHCPWLNNCVGHYNHRYFFSFCLFMTMGCIYCSISGWEMFRDAYAAIETYYQTPPPTFSFRQRAFHKSVVYLWVLCSSVALALGALTLWHAALITRGETSIERHINRKERQRLLKKGKVFRNPYSYGSWDNWKVFLGVDVPRHWLTRVLLPSPHLPHGTGLSWDLPPCVTEQRAPLLTI; this is encoded by the exons ATggaggcggcgggcggcgggccCAG GCGTGGTGTGGCAGGGATGAGGAGCCGGCAGCGGATGTTTGCCGCGGTGATGCGCCTGCTCCTCAAGTGCCTGCGGCTGGGTCGGCGGCGGCGGTTCAAGCTGGTGCGGCAGgtggagcagctgtggcactACGGGCACCTCTGCCTCCGCTCCCTGCTCTACAACTCCTTTACCAACGGCGATGTGGTGCTTGACTCTCTCTTCGAGCCGGTCTACTGGCTGGTGGACCATGTCACCCGGTGGTTTGGTGTG GTGTTTGTGGCACTGGTGATTGGGCTGACGAGCTCTATTGTGGCTATCGTGTACATCTGCCTGCTGCCCCTCATCCTGCAGACCTACACACCTGCCTGGATATGCTGGCACCTCACCTATGGACACTGGAACCTCATCATGATTGTCTTCCACTACTACATGGCTATCACCACTTCACCTGGGCACCCACCACAG GCCAAGAATGACCTCACTGGTGTGTCCATCTGCAGGAAATGCATTGCCCCTAAGCCAGCTCGCACCCACCACTGCAGCATCTGCAACAG GTGTGTGCTGAAGATGGACCACCACTGCC CCTGGCTAAACAACTGTGTGGGACATTACAACCACCGCTActtcttctccttctgcttGTTCATGACCATGGGCTGCATTTACTGCAGCATCAGCGGCTGGGAGATGTTCCGGGATGCCTACGCAGCCATTGAG ACATACTACCAGACCCCACCACCCACCTTCTCCTTCCGCCAGCGAGCTTTCCACAAGAGCGTGGTCTACCTCTGGGtcctgtgcag CTCAGTTGCACTGGCCCTGGGTGCCCTCACGCTGTGGCACGCTGCCCTCATTACCCGTGGGGAAACGAGCATCGAACGGCACATCAACAGAAAGGAGAGGCAGAGACTGCTGAAGAAAGGCAAG gTGTTCAGGAACCCCTACAGTTACGGCAGCTGGGATAATTGGAAGGTTTTCCTGGGTGTGGATGTACCAAG GCACTGGCTCACCCGggtcctgctgccctcccctcacctgccTCATGGGACAGGCCTGAGCTGGGACCTGCCTCCTTGTGTGACGGAGCAACGTGCGCCACTCCTGACAATCTGA